A single genomic interval of Plodia interpunctella isolate USDA-ARS_2022_Savannah chromosome 14, ilPloInte3.2, whole genome shotgun sequence harbors:
- the LOC128675274 gene encoding uncharacterized protein LOC128675274 yields MQKVETAWKKDGDWKARYSRLYSCHRTSSTQREQEPRISFMTNDAMPFSSLSKVRTSQQDSSGSGNSSPRYLTSLLSQRSELYSSSAGSQYLQNDNLGGHETLLLDMVRARSREIQEAQDQTLDLPQDVSDDQSSEVCMHGLTMRMTERSISRSRVSRISTRRDMDIPSILAFTTNVDPPLPSREIPAFQRLNAKQEDKPRWSIRRSVCPVCSQKWKDRSSINIVKNSGLKRNSSMELPSVIAPARLRSSITIGYVPRPALVAVDEELGINRRVFRNSSASWQLIRARRFRAPKPIMPSPEASRPPIVTEPLAQKDLDTRVYRFLTDEDVKLIW; encoded by the exons GAAAGTCGAAACTGCTTGGAAAAAAGATGGCGACTGGAAAGCCAGATACTCAAGATTATATTCTTGTCATCGCACATCATCCAC ACAGAGAGAGCAAGAGCCTCGCATATCGTTCATGACGAACGACGCGATGCCATTCTCCTCGCTTTCAAAGGTGCGCACGAGCCAACAGGATAGCTCAGGTTCCGGAAACTCCAGTCCTCGGTACCTCACATCACTCCTGTCACAGAGGAGTGAACTGTACAGTAGCAGTGCCGGATCACAGTATTTGCA GAATGACAACTTAGGCGGCCACGAAACATTGTTACTGGACATGGTGCGCGCGCGCAGTCGGGAGATACAGGAAGCCCAAGACCAAACTCTGGACTTGCCACAAGACGTCTCTGACGA TCAATCAAGCGAAGTATGCATGCATGGGCTGACGATGCGTATGACTGAGCGCAGCATCTCCCGCTCCCGCGTGTCCAGAATATCCACCCGTCGTGACATGGACATCCCATCCATCCTGGCATTCACCACGAACGTAGACCCACCTCTG CCATCCCGGGAAATCCCTGCTTTTCAAAGATTAAACGCGAAGCAAGAAGACAAACCGCGTTGGTCAATCCGTCGATCTGTCTGTCCTGTTTGTTCTCAAAAATGGAAAGACCGAAGTTccataaatatagttaaaaattcAG GCTTAAAAAGAAATTCTTCAATGGAATTGCCTTCTGTCATTGCACCAGCAAGACTACGGTCATCTATAACAATAggata TGTCCCGCGCCCTGCTCTAGTAGCAGTTGACGAAGAATTAGGCATAAACCGTAGAGTTTTTCGAAATTCTAGTGCTTCGTGGCAACTGATCCGAGCTCGTCGCTTCAGGGCACCGAAACCTATCATGCCCTCTCCAGAAGCTAGCCGACCACCCATCGTAACAGAACCTTTGGCACAAAAAGATTTGGACACGCGTGTCTATCGATTCCTAACGGATGAAGATGTTAAGTTGATATGGTGA